The genomic stretch tttttTCTCGCGCGTGGAGCTTCGCTATTAAGTAAAACCAATATTGAATTCTGCTCTCGTAAGATGTGAAGAATACTGTAGTTCCCGCATAGGCCGTTTCTCGAGCGTCAGAAATTTATAGGCAGTAGTTGCTCCCGAAAAGAGCAAAAAgatgtcgtttttttttccgtttaaaAACAGTCacttccatttttctttttgatgaaATTCGGGAGTGTTAAATAAAGTATGAAAAACCAGACGTTAAACGACACTTTGAAAAATAACGCGACTTATGGTGGAGAAAAACTGCACCTTGATAAACTTTCATAGAAGGTTAAAAAACTACTTTAATCGagatatattaaaattttaacatAAATCCGAGGCTtactggtcatttttctatatttagattggtttttttttgtcctcaAGTCTCATCTGGGAACTTTGAGACAATATAGAGTCCTGAAAGAATTGCAATTTAATCCCttaagcctcggagtcatgttagaattttgatatatcgatCGAGGGCTATAAATTAATAGAAAACCAAGAATGCCTGAAGCCAAGAAAGAAACAAGAGCAAAAGAATTTAAATGATAGAAACATGCGCTTTATTAGGGTACGTTTTATTCCTCTCATTATTCGATTACTTAAGGccacagtgaaaaatattttttacagttttaaaatattagcTTACATTGTACAGTTTTGGGGCTTGAAAGATGTACGGGTTTAACGGCTTATCCAGGAACGCAGAATCTTGATGATTATCACTCGCTAACACACTCTAAGCGACAGCTGGGTGAGAGTGTTACAAAGGTGTCCATTCTAATGGTCATTTTCTTagttttcttgtaaaataaCTAGAGTGTCAGCTTCATCTTCTGGGTTAAATCTTGCTATTGAACTGTGTTTTCTTCGCCTGCCGAGAAAATTAAACATAAGAATTCAGGTTATTTACAATTCGACTTTCGGgcaaaaaaggaaagggaagcAATAGAGTGGATCTTGGTGGACAATGACGTACATGACTACTTGGTGACgtcattagttttttaaatttcataatttaaaacaattttaaaatggtaaatttcGCCTCTTGAGTGATATATCATTGGCACTGGTAATtgagttcaatgaccacacattcTGCTTCATGAAATGAACTTTTCGATCCCGTTCGCTCGACCTTGATCTTTTACTCTGAACACAGCTATGTTGCTTTATGAACCTGCAGTAAGCCAGTTGACATTCACGTCAACAAAATGCGTCACTTTCGAATATTCACTTTCGTCTCTAAACGAAATGAACATCTGGAAAGTTTTTCTTCTCCTGGTCAACACCGTTTTTGGAACTGTACACTTACTGGTGTGTGAGATTGTCATGGAAACTCCAATCTCCACACTGAGTCGACGACGGTGACGtcaacaagaacggcaaaaaggcaataggattagattggcaaaacaacaattctgcGGGTGCATCAcgctcttttgtacatttcattgCCGTCACTGCATGACAAGGCGAAAGGAGGATTGGCAAAGCAACAATTCTGGGAGTGCATCAcgctcttttgtacatttctttgccgtcactgcacgactacgacgtgaaaatacctaatatCACGTTTTGTGGAAGACATGAACGCACGACAACgacttccttttttcttttcctgaacgtCAATTAgcccatttccgagttcccccgggcctctgtatcaaaactaGGTTAAATGCTGAGCCTTTGATATAGAAATGATGTTTCATTCTCAGGCAAATacaactcattttcacaagaaatattaggcacttggcctcattttaaaagtgaggaTTTTTGACAATCGGAAATGGCTTATTCTGCTCCAGAAGAAATTCCAACATTTGACGTATGGatcgagatggaataagcgcgataacttttttagtgacgttttcgtagccgtcgccgtcgttgttgcttaagctccctcaTAATTGACTTGTACGTGTGTAATCGCATTATCCTTATGGAGGTCGGCGCGGGCTCGTTGTGCCTCCTTCCTCCCTCATTCAGGTGTAACATGGGAAACGTTAAGTAATACTAAtcgtttttactttttgttgCATTGAGTAAATCAATAAtcattcagtaaattatgaatAAAGTATTTTAGACTTTAGTTATTTGAAATAcagaaacattaatttttagcttCGTCTAGATAGCGGTCAAGATGATCGCCATTTTGAAAGACACTGAACAGGAAACCTGGAATCGCTATATCCTAAGAGATAATGTAAGTGATATGACTGGTTCGCTATCTCGAGCTATTCAGCAATATTCACTTACTAGAGAGTGGATAAAGTGTGATCCTGAAGACAgaagaagaataaaaatatcttGCAAAAACTTGGTTTTTTGCCGACGTTTTAGAttaaaaacttttgaaaatacATAAACAGCCAGTATTAATGTTTTCAAAGTAGTCAAAACATGAATTTTGTCAGAAATATTGTTGCCGAATTTTATCGCTCGATACAATTCTTTTCAAAACAGAGGATATCACCAAATGTTAAATAAGAGAAAGTTAACAGCAAATAAGAAGCgattaccaaaaaaaaaggtaagaaaaagaaaagaataacttgGTCTGAAATATAGCGAAAGTGTAAGGCAATTTGTAAAGATAcaaattaacaacaaaatattaataGAAAGGTCAGTTGCTAAATACTTTATGGAGACGTTAAGCCATCAAAGTTTCATATGTTACTTTTTGGTTAATGTTTGATTGTTTGATTGGGTTCCTTATTGAGCGTATATTGCCCATTAAATGTTTTGGGTTATtgtttgaatgaaaaatttctgcGAAATTAGGAGCACGCCGGTTTATCATCTCCCGCTCCCCCTACGATAAGAAAGGTGGTATATTTGTCGTTTTAATCTTCTTATCTGATTTCCCTAACATCCTCTTTTGGTACAAAGGCGTTAATGATAGAACGAGAGGAAATAAGTCCTTGCACGCGATTATTATAGTCTATTAATACTTAATTATTAATACTACTACTAtcattgttattactattattaatattatcattattattattattactactattattatttttattattattattattattattattattattattattatgttagtTAGTAGTAGTGATGGTACCTAGTACCGTCATAAATATTATTGGAGTTTATGAATAAAATAAGAATCCTCGTGAATTGTAATTATTAGAAATAATTGTATAGACAGGTGGTTGCGTTTCAGTGAAATTCATGCACTAACACATGATTTATATGattctatttttgaaaacgacgCCAGTAGTTACAGCACGAAATAACGATCACCAGTAATGACCACactaaaaaaacttaaataactCTTAAATTTCCATTTCGAAAAAAATCTGGCCATTGTTTAAATCACTAAATTTAGGTTCGTCTTGGCAGATGCACTCAGAAAACAAGGTTTTTATCAGAACTAATGCTTTAATATGTGACTTCTCAAATGGATTGTTGATCGTCTAAATTAAAAGGTACGGTTTATTTCAATAACTGTTTGTTTCTGGTCAAGTGtctaaaatgagaaaaaaaaaaaaagaaaaagaaaaaaaaagaaacttctacgcgaaaaacaaaatgaaagtttagaagtttaaaaacatCATCGACAGTTTCGAGGTTTTTGTTGTGTAACAAGCAtatagatttttttatgtatttcttATCCCAAAAGCGTCTTAAATGATGCCGATGAAGACAATGTGCGTGAATATTATTTAGCGAAAAGAGGGTcttaaaaaaatgcttttaggGCAAACGTTTCATCCAAGAACATAAGAACTGTAGCTTTCTTTACACAGTTTTGCCGCTGCTGGTCATTCACAAAAATCATACATCAAAGCCctattttacctttttctttgaGCCGATCTTCGTCTACCACAAGTTTTCCATGAATGAATCCCACAAACACGAGGAAACAGTTTATGATCAGTTGTTCGGCGTAAAACGTCTTGAACTCCTTCGCTTTCTTCATCCTTCCCTTTTATGCTTTCAgattttcctttaaactttgtgAATACTACCGCTAATAAAGCTAAGATAAACAACACGTTTCTCATAATAGCTGTTAAAGAAATCTCTAGCAATATCTTCGAAGTGAAGAAACTGATGACTTGTTTTTGACAGTAAGCTTTAAAAAGTGAGGGGCATTTATAATAGTGGGAATGACTTCTTTATGAATATGTAAGTCCCACGTCTAATTTCTAATCAGTTATAATTTGAAAATATCTATGGCTTGACATATGACTGCCCCTATTATCAGAATTCCCGTTGAGGGGCAAAAGAAACGCAGATGTTCTTTTGGCGTTGTGGTCATTAGAGCATTCAAATTGACTGTCTAAAATTTtctaccagaaaaaaaaagtcccTCCTACTTAATATACACTCAGATTAAAAAGAAGGTTTTATTTGTAACATGGTGAAAAGTTGAACACGATGAATattcaatgaaaattttttaaaagttaacaCTGCTACATTTTTTGGATCTATTTCATAGTATTTATCTTTAGACTTTCAAGAAAAGATTTTTGTGCATACCCGCTTGCATCGCGGCATGATTCCTACATTGATGAACTCTTTTGATACGAATACGACAAAGGTTTTCATTCCCAACATTAAGACGACTTATTTTCGTGGGCTTGCATAATGGCTTTAAACACCCTCCTCCTACACTTTCCAAAATTGAAACCCACgccaaaaataacaataaataaggTTATTAAAGAACACAGTGAACGTGGCTAGCTCAGTAAAAAGATAGGAGAAACTGGCTAGCTGTTCTTTAAGATTATTTGGATGTCATGGGGATTTGTACTCActgaaaagataaaacaaaagcTATCATTCTCGTGATCTCAGAATGGCAAGTTCGAGGCGCCATTTATTGCAACAAAGGAAAAGGTTTACCAAAACGGGGAAGAAAAGTCTTCTGGAAGATCCTTTCCAAAAGATAAGGAGGATATAATACTATAATACAAGTACCTGGAAGATGTAATTGCGGTTCTTTTTAAACTTAAAGTTCTTAGATATAAAGTAACGTGTTCCATGAGGCACCTCTGCTTTATCAAAACTATCATAGCTCCCTTTGTAAAATAGCACGAAAGTTTCTAAAGATTTTCTAAACGGAACATGTTGTACGAAACTTTAATTAAACACACCATCAATATAAGCCTGTAGATAAAACTGACAGGGGAGATGTTTGTTCGACAGTTTtccttgaagaaaaaataatgattagCCATAATCAGGAGACCTTTTAGGGTTTGCCAAGGAGAGGAACATTTCAAAATGTAGCATAATTTCTTTGACTTCCTTTTGTACTAGTCGTACATGAATATAAATTGATTTTTCCTAAACTTCAATGTTTTAGATCTGTCAAAAATGTGTTAATTAATGCAAAATTCGCTTTGACTGCTGTTATTGGGAGTTAATAGATAACGAAATTTAGTTGAAGAAAGGCTTTTATCTAATCGTTTTGCAATTTCAAATAAAACAGCACAAGCAGCTGTTCTTCGTAACCTaaatttttaaatggcaattTACTGATTCATCAGTTTTCAATTTAGCGTATTCATGTCTAGCATTAATTGATTGGAAATTTCTAACTCTTTCCCCGCCCGTCTCGTTTGTTAATTACGACTGGAAATGAACAAAGTACTACAGACGTAATACAAACAAACCGCAGAGCATATTTCACTTTGTAAATTTAAAAGAAGTCGATagccttttctttcttttgttaattGCAAAGTATGCATAGCTCATCGTCTTTTGGCTCAGATCAGATCGGTaaactgaataataataataatactaaaacaatgATGAAACGGATGAAAATTTAGGGCGTTTTTTATCAGtatttttatttggtttttaaaATTGCTTCCGGTAACATTTTCCACATTACTACTTTTAGTTAATATGGTTTAAGCCCTGGCCTTGTCAACCACAAATATCTACTACACCTGTAGACAAGACTTGGTAGCGAAGTAGTATTCAAACTATGGCGTTTTTAGCActagcaaaaataaataatatggCCTAGAAATTTACGTAAAACCATACCTATATTTATATAGCATAGGGCGAATCTTTCTTTACATTTATGCGTCATTAAAATATATCTTTCATTCACTGATCAAGCTATTAAAACATACGCCCGATATACTGaatagtttcggagaaattctctttgaaaaattccaaactttacaaagaatatATTGGCTCTTTAATACTATTGAGAGAGACCACAGTGTGACCAGACCAGGGGGAGCTTCTGAGGCTCCGCCTCACTAAAAAGGTCGAATAACCGCCAATCTTAGCGAAATTCTCATAAAATTTATCCGGGAAAACTTTttataatttgaatttttatttgttttatttttatttgtacttattataacactaatatcataggtgacgaattactctttaattttggcgcgaaatctCAGCGTTAAttggtaatttcacatgtgaaattacaaattgctacggcaacccttccgtacgactcagtgtcaagatggcgacgaagttttaaaatgccgtgaatgaagatgtcagggcacaaaaagacgctttagaaaacctgaacacacaagagaacatcaagaaggattctaacaggtattttgccgaaaaagtctgaacaattctgaactttaaaaggcaaatttaaggtctaaacatttgagagagtggagttctcgatcaatacgatccaggataaacatgtcaaaaatccaagattgctaacgtaactcgtcacccatgatattaataggtaatcaaatggtatacttgtGAAataagggaataatttcacttgcgttttgtccaaatcctaataattgtgggatttggacaaaacgcgcgtgaaattattccctaatttcactcgtcaccatttgattacacatacttgttgttattgttattattattattattattattattattgtattattattaatttagttttattttattttatttaattatttttcttttaaagtttcatttttatttttacttattatttatacttattattattattattattattattattattattattatgaaaagtatgtaaagtaaataaatagTAAAGTATGGCGGAGGCGGCGGCTGCAGGTCGGTCGCTCGCTGGAAAACCGGGAAGGCTAAAATGGACTGACAAGATGAATCAAGATTTACTAGATTGCAGGGAAAAAGCCTTAAGCTTAAAAAGCTCAAGCAACCCGCCATGTTACCAGAACGGACGCAAGAAAGGATATATGCGCATTTTGAAAGATCTATGGGATGACGTGGGATACGTGAACTTGGGGTTATCAGCTCAGAATCTTCGCGACCACGCAGCAGCGATAACGGATGAAAACTCACAAATAAGTGTTAGAGGCGACTCTTCAACTGTTCTAGACGAAACAGAAGAGGTTGGTGCCTCTATGTTGTCACAAACCGAGGGTCTCGAACCCGCCCAATGCGAAGGTGAAAATTTATCAAACGTGAATGCGGTCGAAGgttcgaatttgcatatttcttcCGACATTGCTGATCAAAGAGCTCCCCAGGGATGGACCGCTACTTGCAAGgatcaaaacaccaaaaatcaaatcaagcCAAATCTGCCTGATTATGATGTGCTTCCCTccgaaacaaagaacaaaacttgGGGCAGTATTAGTTACGCATGTTTCTGTAATACTGTCAACGATGTTTACGATGAAATCGTCCACTACAGGAGGAATATATTCAATGTTCCATCGGGTCGCGCAGGGAAGAGTTTCATTGGAGAATTAACCTTCTGGATTAAGCAATTTAATTCAGACTCTGACTTGAACTCGGTCGCTCTTAAAGCATTCATGGTGCTCccaactttgattttgcaaaaaCCTTCCGCTACTTCCAAAAGCAAGGAGCATAGTGAAGCAATAGAGCGTCGATTAGCACTCTGGAAACAAGGGGACATTGATTTGTTGCTTAAAGAAGTGAGGTTCTTTCAAGGGAAATTTGTGAATTCcaagaaacttagaaaggcTGAAGACATATCCAAAGCCTTCtcaaagctggttctgcaaggAAAATTGACAGCTGCTATGAAACTCCTAGATAACGAGAGCTCGTCCGGTCTGCTCGACCTATCGCCAGATGTCCTGCAAGGGCTACAGGACAAACACCCACAGGCAGCTGATATCGCAGAGGAGAGTTTGTTACATGGCCCAATTGATTATATTCCGCCAAATGTTTATGACCTCATAGACGAAGAATCGATCTACAACTCGGCAAGTAAAACCAAGGGCTCAGCCGGACCATCTGGAATGGACGCAGAGCTGTATAAGAGAATCCTGTTCTCTAAGAATTTCAAGACCGAGGGCAAAATATTGAGAGAAGAGCTAGCCGTGTTCACAAGAAATCTGCTAAGGAAATCGTACCACCCATCCTTACTTGAAGCTTTTACGTCCTGCAGGCTTATCCCGCTGGATAAGAACCCGGGAATCAGACCAATTGGTGTTGGAGAGGTACTGAGGAGAATAGTGGGGAAAACGGTCAGCGGTTTCTTaaaggaggaaataaaagaagcggCGGGTCCCCTACAAGTTTGCGCTGGTCATAACGCAGGAGCGGAGGCTGCGATCCATGCAATGAGTCAAGTGTTTGTTGAAGAAGGAACAGATGGAATATTGCTAATTGATGCTAGTAACGCTTTTAACCAAATGAATAGGTCAGCGGCCTTACACAATATCCAGATCATGTGCAAAGAAATGGCGCTCTATGTGATTAACACATATAGAAGCCCATCTAGACTGTTTATTTGTGGGGGAGGTAAAATACTTTCTCGAGAAGGCACCACACAAGGAGATCCGCTAGCGATGCCATGGTATGCACTTAATACATCCATAATGATACAGAATTTGAGGGATCATTGCCCATTGGTTAAACAGGTGTGGCTTGCAGACGACTCAGCTGGAGGAGGGAGTATAGTACACTTATACAACTGGTACAGGCAATTGAGTAAGGAAGGACAAAAGTTTGGTTACCTTGTGAATGGGACAAAGAGCTGGCTTATTGTGAAGTCTAGGGAACTAGCGGAGGAAGCAAAGAGGGTGTTTGGAGAGGAAGTCAACATAACGACTGAAGGTCAGCGCCATCTGGGAGCAGTTATTGCGTCGCAAGAATACAAAGATCAGTATTGTGAGGAGAAGGTTCGTGCATGGAAAGAGGAAATCGAACGTCTCTCTGAAATAGCGAAGAGCCAGCCCCATGCAGCGTATATTGCTttcacaaaaggctacaagtcgAAGTTCACCTACTTCATGCGCACGATTGAATCGTTTGAAGATTATGTCGATCCAATCCAGGAAGTGATTGAAGATTTACTACTCCCTACTTTGTTCGGTCAATCAGAGCCTCTCCCTTACGAGGTGCGCAGACTTGCTACCTTAGCAACGGGTCAAGGGGGTCTAGGCATTCCTGATCTGAAATCCGAGGCACCGCAGCAGTTTGCTGCCTCGAGACTAATAACCACCGCCCACGTAGATTCTATTACATCACAGAGTTCCATCATGGTGCCAGGAGAAAGATCTACGGAGGAGCTAAAGAGGCATCAACAATCAGTTAAGAGAACAagtgccaaagagaaaatggatagcATTGATTCAAGCCTCTCCCCAGGCCTGCTGCGTCTGGTTAATCAATCGAGGGACAAGGGCGCAAGTTCGTGGCTGAATGCGATGCCTCTCGCAGACAAAGGTTTAGCCCTCAACAAGAAAGAGTTCAGAGACTCGCCACGCTTGCGATTTACCAAGTCATCGCATATGTGGGGATAAATTCACCGTTAGTCACgccctctcttgtaaaaagggggggtttgtagcgcagagacatgatggtgtacggaacttgttaacgacattcatcgacaagatctgcaataatgtcgaaatcgaaccacgccttcaacccctggacaacgagcgatttcatttgaggagcgttgttacaagttctgaggcaaggatggacatcaaagcgggaggtttctgggcaagaggagttacggcattttttgatgttagagttacgcacgtcaactccaagtgttaccagagcaagccaacatcggaagttttcaaagagcaagaagaagagaagaagcgcaagtaccagcagcgggtgttagatgtcgaaatgggttcgtttacgcctttagtgtttggaaccaatggcggaatgggaaacgagtgtcagcggttcttaaagcatctcgcagacaagatagctcagaaagacaccgagccttatcatgttgtaatcacttggctcaggacacagatctcgtttgaactcttaagatcggtacatgcatgcgtcagaggttcgcgaacgccgtttcgtagcaagctagagcaatcattagactgtaaaataaatgtcgctagtgcggatatctgaaatacgtgtctatatgcttttatacttagggctttttatggacactggtttagccgtcattagtataattcgattgcaggatcttaatatctctgcataatggaattcttaattttatagaattttgaacttttattattaattatatctatttcctcttcttttatgtaaggttaagttacttctattttttagaatttgaaaatgaatagttttttctatcttcacttataatatataggattgtttttgttctctaatgaaggacgaggggtttcttttgtaacagatggaattgtagatagtgtttttgaTGAATTACTTagtttttttgtaacagcaggttgattgtaaataggattttaattgaggttttgtaataaagattctttatattttattattattattattattattattattattattaatttagtATTGTTTTATCAAATTTATCATGGTAGTTAACGTAATCCAGGGTTTTTAGTGACTCATTTGAGACAAATCATGAATTTGAAATTACCAAATAGCAGACGCTGGGTTCAATATTCACCAGTATTAATTTCTCTCCAAGTTCAAaagcttctcctttttttcttcttattagCATCATTTTATACACAGATCAATTTTTTATCACTATTACCTCGATCTAAACGGATTTTAATCAAAACGGAGTGAATTTGATAACTCAGAATAGCTGATGTAACATGGTGGATGGCTCTAGTTCCCCTACGAATAATAGATCACGTCATCGTGACATCACTTCTGttgttaaatattatttatgtgttaggtaaaatcttgaatttattCCTCGCCCATTTTACAATTATAGGAGTATTTTTCGCTTTATGATTAGTTTACGAAATATAcgaaaaattcaacaacatgACGTCATGATTACGCTAAGTCAcattgtgtcaatcaagttaagaaaaactatttgtCGACTCACTTTTCAGCCGCTTTTCGAGGGCCCTATGTTCTTAACAAAAGACATGAGATGCTTTACATTATTTTTGGTACGAGAAGAGCATTTTGGTTCCAAAGCGTGGTAGTTTAGGAGTCCTTCTGACAAGAAAGTAACCATAGCTTGGTTGTCCTATtagaatttttgtttacttatttgtcttctcttttgtttgtatttccTTGTATTCATATTGCTGGCCCATTTCCTATACTAAGTTCCATAAGATAACCACTCTGTAACCCATACAAGTGTGGTTATTACTTTTATAACACAATTTTAGGCAAAACTGACTGCTCACAGACATTGACAGAAAATGTTATTGAAATACCGTCATCAAGTCGTGTCTAAAGTCATTATAAGCCACCAATCATATCTCACGATTTGATTTAACACTTTACTGGGGCCAAAGTATAAACAAGAAAGaataatatataacaattattcaccgaagtggaggtggctagtcctggatatttaccgaactgcgaagcagtgaggtaaatatccacgactagccaccgacactgaggtgaataattgttttagtatatactaaaacagtgagataattgagcacaaaaacgacgatttttaactcaaatactgttgccaacgattacaattttggcgcctaatgaccgggcggccgcggccgtcgctttttcttgccggcaactaaaacttttgaaggcatttgtttagctcttgcggggaaatttcttcaaaaggagttgtgaattctttttgtatttaaaatcattctataaaaaaaagattattaaatttagtcttaagcttatttatgaacaactcaactaaataaagtaagcaagacttaagcttaatttgcatttgtaaacaaaaaactttttcaccggttttatcgataaattcgtgtcaaaaagacaaagctttacctgttaaaacttccaatccgaacttcgtcaccttcttcgtgtatttcggaaacagcttgcttgattagttgtgaaatttctttgtttgtttacggcagcaaaccggaaagacattttgcttgcaacttacacgagtttggagtcgctcgctccgaggaactggaggtgaatcagtgaatagtgcaggatattcactgattgagtagccaatcagagtgcgcgaaaaacactatccactgttttagtatatactaaatagatttagccagg from Porites lutea chromosome 1, jaPorLute2.1, whole genome shotgun sequence encodes the following:
- the LOC140945839 gene encoding uncharacterized protein; translation: MPWYALNTSIMIQNLRDHCPLVKQVWLADDSAGGGSIVHLYNWYRQLSKEGQKFGYLVNGTKSWLIVKSRELAEEAKRVFGEEVNITTEGQRHLGAVIASQEYKDQYCEEKVRAWKEEIERLSEIAKSQPHAAYIAFTKGYKSKFTYFMRTIESFEDYVDPIQEVIEDLLLPTLFGQSEPLPYEVRRLATLATGQGGLGIPDLKSEAPQQFAASRLITTAHVDSITSQSSIMVPGERSTEELKRHQQSVKRTSAKEKMDSIDSSLSPGLLRLVNQSRDKGASSWLNAMPLADKGLALNKKEFTCSSGTVFNCIPSSYAADTRLMPL